The DNA sequence CGGGGAAGCCTTCGTGGCCGGGCTGTTGCATGATATCGGCAAGATCGTGCTCAACCAATACCTCCCCAAGGAATTCGCCGAGATCCAGGCCCGCGTATTCGAAGGCGGGGAAAACTGCGCGCAGGCCGAGAAGGCGGTGATCGGGGCGACCCACGCCGAAGTGGGCGCGTGGTTGGCGGAGCGCTGGAACCTACCCGTGGCCCTGGTGGAGGGCATCCGTTGGCACCAGAATCCCGAGCAATGCCCGCGCAATCCGGAACTCCCCTTGCTGGTCTACCTGGGCGATTACCTGTCGGCCAAGTGCGGCTTGGGAAAGAGCGGATCGCCCGGGCTCGACGCCCTTCCGGAAGCGGTCGCGGAGATGGCCCGCAGGATCTTAGGGCTGACCCCCGAAAGCCTGGAGCTTTTCCAGGCGAACCTCTACGCCGAGTACGATAAGGCCAGCAGCTTCATGGCGGAGGCCGCGTGAGCGATCTGCTCAAGGACATCGATAGCCTCAAGGCGGGACTGGTCGAGGGGCGGGATCTCGCCGAGCTGAACTTCGATTCGCCGGAGGTCTCGGCGTTGGCCGGCGCCTTGGCCAAACGCGATTCCCGCGAACGCCGCCGCATCCGCGCCGCGGGCGCTTCGCTGAACAAGGTCCGCATCGAGAAGGACCAATACAAGTCATCGCTTTCCGAGCTCCAAAAAATCCTGGACCTGTGCCGGGTCATCGCCAGCTCGCAGGACCTGAAGGACATCCTCCATCATCTGGTTTTCCTCTTGAGCGAAATCCTGCCATCGCGGGGATGCGCCGTCTTCGTGGGGGACGGCGGTTTCGCTTCCCCTGGAACCGCGCCCCTGTTCGCCAGCAATTTCACGCCCCAACTGCAACAGATACTGGCGCAGCACTACGAGGAAGGCATCATCCGCTGGATCCTGCAAGAGAAGCGCGTCTGCCTCATCCCCAGCTTCGAGGATCGGCCCGGCGAAGGCGGCGGCGATTTCGCCGTCATCCCCCTCCACGATAACGATCGTAACCACGGCTTCGTTTGGATCGCCTGCACCCTCAAGCAGGAAGAGGTGACCGCGGAGACCGTCAACCTCATCTGGGTGCTCTCCTCCCAGGCTTCCATCGCCATCATGAATTGCCTGCACCGGGAGCGCATGGAAGAGAAGCTGAACGAACTCAAGCTTCTCACCTCCATCAACGCCCTGGGCCACGGGCGCGAAGACGGCATGGAAGCGGCCGGCGCCCTGCGCGCCTTCTTCCGTGAATTCCAAAAGCTCATCGCCCGCGAGCTCCGGCTGGACCAAGGATTCCTGCTCTTCCCCGACGACGCGGCCTCCGCCGATAACGATCCCCGGCCGCCGCCCATCGACGGAGCGCCTTTCCTGGAGCATGCCGAAACGCGCAAGCTACTGCGCCTGGCCGAAGGAGAACATTTGCGTTTGGAGGCGGGGGATTTCTTCCTGACCGCTTACCCGCGCATGGCCAAGGCCCTGGCCTCCCACGGTTTGGCAATCCTTTCCCTTTCCCCCGACGCGGGACGCGGCGCCTTCCTCCTCATCCGCTTGTCCGCCGAGGAAACGCAACGCATGCCGGCCCTGCAAAACCTGCTCCAGGCGGTCGCCTCGCAGGCGCGCGTGGTGGCCGAGAACATCGACCTGTACGATTCGCTCCTGGCGGCCAACCGCAATCTCACCGCCATGCAATGGCAACTGGTCCATTCCGGCAAGATGGCAGCGGTGGGCCAACTCGCCGGCGGCGTGGCCCACGAGATCAATAACCCGCTCCAGATCATGCTGGGCCGCATCCAGATGATCCAGATCATGGCAGGGGACGACAAGACAGCGGCCGATCCAGGGAAAATCAAGGAAGAGCTCCGCCTGGTCACCGATGAAGTGCTGCGCATCCGCGATATCGTACGCAACCTGCTCGACTTCTCCCGGCAAGGCAAGCGCGAGGCCGCCCTCACCCCGCTCAGCCTGGACGACGCCATCAAGGACGTGCTGGCCTTGCTTCGCCACCAACTGATCTCGAACCAGGTGGAAGTGCGCCTATCCCTGGGCGGGACGCAAGGGTCGTACGTGCTGGGCAACCGCAATCAATTGAAGCAGGTATTCATCAACCTGATGATGAATGCCATCCACGCCATGGAGAAGGAACCGCGGGTCCTGGAAATCGCCACCGCGGAGCGGGACGGCATGGTGGTGGCGACGGTGCGCGACAGCGGCGTGGGCATCGCCCGCGAGGATCAGG is a window from the Fibrobacterota bacterium genome containing:
- a CDS encoding HDOD domain-containing protein: MSALPVEQAKRVKRITDSLISLPTLPTVVAKMLELVDNPKTSASSLAMLISRDQVLTAKILKLANSSFYAFPRQIATVKLALVVLGFEAVKEMALSFSVLSSFKGENNKHFDLSLFWQHSVSVGASTRMLARETCYRLAGEAFVAGLLHDIGKIVLNQYLPKEFAEIQARVFEGGENCAQAEKAVIGATHAEVGAWLAERWNLPVALVEGIRWHQNPEQCPRNPELPLLVYLGDYLSAKCGLGKSGSPGLDALPEAVAEMARRILGLTPESLELFQANLYAEYDKASSFMAEAA
- a CDS encoding GAF domain-containing protein; its protein translation is MSDLLKDIDSLKAGLVEGRDLAELNFDSPEVSALAGALAKRDSRERRRIRAAGASLNKVRIEKDQYKSSLSELQKILDLCRVIASSQDLKDILHHLVFLLSEILPSRGCAVFVGDGGFASPGTAPLFASNFTPQLQQILAQHYEEGIIRWILQEKRVCLIPSFEDRPGEGGGDFAVIPLHDNDRNHGFVWIACTLKQEEVTAETVNLIWVLSSQASIAIMNCLHRERMEEKLNELKLLTSINALGHGREDGMEAAGALRAFFREFQKLIARELRLDQGFLLFPDDAASADNDPRPPPIDGAPFLEHAETRKLLRLAEGEHLRLEAGDFFLTAYPRMAKALASHGLAILSLSPDAGRGAFLLIRLSAEETQRMPALQNLLQAVASQARVVAENIDLYDSLLAANRNLTAMQWQLVHSGKMAAVGQLAGGVAHEINNPLQIMLGRIQMIQIMAGDDKTAADPGKIKEELRLVTDEVLRIRDIVRNLLDFSRQGKREAALTPLSLDDAIKDVLALLRHQLISNQVEVRLSLGGTQGSYVLGNRNQLKQVFINLMMNAIHAMEKEPRVLEIATAERDGMVVATVRDSGVGIAREDQERIFEPFFSTKPMGTGLGLSISYGLIKDHKGTIEVESQQGRGTCFTIRIPRVSDQARGYNLLVG